The following coding sequences are from one Sphingobium sp. V4 window:
- a CDS encoding gluconate:H+ symporter, giving the protein MTPADYRLVLSAIIGIALSIALIIRGRLHPFVGLLCGAFTVGLLAGLPMEETAKAVEKGAGAILGGTGLVVALGLGLGAMLQLSDGAGGLARGALHLSGVRGAPWASLFTAILIGLPLFFETGLVLLLPIVASAAAALPQGQNDDTAKLRLMLPALSGLSVVHALVPPHPGPLLAVNALGANLGLTLVYGLIVGIPTAIIAGPLLARFTAPGVRLSPPLLDPVRADVPTPSVGRALTAVLLPVVLIAAGQAVALMPPAVAEHFHWLGWVSDPVVALLVAVLAALPLLFGRRITDRTIQNAIWTEAMTPAGGIILAIGAGGALKQVLVTAGLSDMLVRLADGGAISPLLLAWGVSVCIRLATGSATVATITTAGVMEGLVAASGVEPEWMVLAIGAGSLFFSHVNDPGFWLVKSYLGTDMPGTFKTWSIMETVVAVVGLLLVLVASSIF; this is encoded by the coding sequence ATGACCCCGGCGGACTATCGGCTCGTCCTTTCCGCCATCATCGGCATCGCCCTCTCCATTGCACTCATAATCCGTGGACGGCTCCACCCGTTCGTCGGACTGCTGTGTGGTGCTTTCACCGTGGGGCTGCTCGCCGGCCTGCCGATGGAGGAAACTGCCAAGGCGGTGGAAAAGGGCGCGGGCGCCATATTGGGCGGCACCGGCCTTGTGGTCGCCTTGGGTCTGGGTCTGGGCGCCATGCTGCAATTGTCGGATGGCGCAGGCGGCCTCGCGCGCGGAGCGCTTCACCTGTCGGGCGTGCGGGGCGCTCCGTGGGCCAGCCTGTTCACCGCGATCCTGATCGGCCTGCCGCTCTTCTTCGAAACGGGCCTGGTGCTGCTGCTGCCGATCGTCGCCTCGGCTGCCGCCGCGCTGCCGCAGGGTCAGAATGACGATACCGCCAAACTACGGCTGATGCTGCCCGCGCTGTCGGGCCTATCCGTCGTCCATGCGCTGGTGCCGCCGCATCCGGGGCCATTGCTGGCGGTCAATGCGCTCGGCGCCAATCTGGGCCTCACCCTCGTCTACGGCCTGATCGTCGGCATCCCCACCGCGATCATCGCCGGCCCGCTGCTGGCGCGCTTCACCGCGCCCGGCGTCAGGCTCAGCCCGCCCCTGCTCGATCCGGTAAGGGCCGACGTCCCCACCCCGTCGGTCGGCCGGGCGCTGACGGCCGTGCTGTTGCCGGTGGTGCTGATCGCGGCGGGACAGGCCGTGGCGCTGATGCCGCCGGCGGTCGCCGAGCATTTCCACTGGCTCGGCTGGGTCAGCGATCCGGTGGTGGCGCTGCTGGTGGCGGTGCTGGCCGCCCTCCCCCTGCTCTTCGGCCGCCGAATTACCGACCGCACCATCCAGAACGCGATCTGGACCGAGGCGATGACGCCGGCGGGCGGCATCATCCTGGCGATCGGCGCGGGCGGCGCGCTCAAGCAGGTGTTGGTGACGGCGGGCCTTTCCGACATGCTGGTGCGGCTAGCCGACGGCGGCGCGATCTCGCCGCTGCTGCTTGCCTGGGGCGTATCGGTGTGCATCCGCCTCGCGACCGGGTCGGCAACCGTGGCGACGATCACCACGGCGGGCGTGATGGAGGGGCTGGTCGCCGCATCGGGCGTGGAGCCGGAATGGATGGTGCTCGCCATCGGCGCGGGATCGCTGTTCTTCTCGCACGTCAACGACCCCGGCTTCTGGCTGGTGAAAAGCTATCTGGGCACCGACATGCCCGGCACCTTTAAGACCTGGTCGATCATGGAAACGGTGGTCGCGGTGGTCGGCCTGCTGCTGGTACTCGTCGCCAGCAGCATCTTCTGA
- a CDS encoding LuxR C-terminal-related transcriptional regulator, translating to MKVLHCVHSGLLNKQIAYELGMAEATVKVHMTALMRKLNVRNRTQAAITARNLGWLRPALGRATD from the coding sequence ATGAAGGTCCTGCACTGCGTCCATTCCGGGCTGCTCAACAAGCAGATCGCCTATGAGCTGGGAATGGCGGAGGCCACGGTGAAGGTCCACATGACAGCGCTGATGCGCAAGCTCAATGTCCGCAATCGCACGCAGGCCGCCATTACCGCGCGCAACTTGGGATGGCTGCGGCCGGCGCTGGGCCGCGCGACGGACTGA
- a CDS encoding Gfo/Idh/MocA family oxidoreductase, producing the protein MATGSRRALLGGLGAGMVLAGMNGRSRAAPARRIGYAIVGLGSYATRQVMPNFAGCDHARLVALVSGTPAKLDQYGAQYGIPATHRYSYADFERIRDNPDIDAVYVVLPNSLHAEYAVRAAQAGKHVLCEKPMATSVAECAAMIAACRKAGTKLMIGYRSRFEPYNRLAIDLARSGYVGRTRLITAEHGFAIRPDQWRLDRALSGGGSMMDIGIYSLNAARYLTGEEPVEVSAIESTNRSDPRFRTVEDRIGFQLRFPSGILANCLSSYSSGHNGYRVIGAQGWINMEPATPYSGQSMMIRKDGVTAPRILPVAAKNQFAGQLDHLAECILNGGTPIVPGEEGLADLRVIEAIYRSAAERRHVAIST; encoded by the coding sequence ATGGCGACAGGTTCCCGCAGGGCGCTTTTGGGCGGGCTTGGCGCCGGGATGGTTCTGGCGGGCATGAACGGACGCAGCCGCGCCGCGCCCGCGCGCCGGATTGGCTATGCCATCGTCGGCCTGGGCTCCTATGCCACGCGGCAGGTCATGCCCAACTTCGCCGGATGCGACCATGCGCGGCTGGTCGCGCTGGTGAGCGGCACGCCCGCCAAGCTCGACCAATATGGCGCGCAATACGGCATCCCCGCGACCCATCGTTACAGCTATGCCGATTTCGAGCGCATTCGCGACAATCCGGACATCGACGCGGTCTATGTCGTGCTGCCAAACAGCCTCCATGCGGAATATGCGGTCCGCGCGGCGCAGGCGGGCAAACATGTGCTATGTGAAAAGCCGATGGCGACATCGGTGGCCGAGTGCGCGGCGATGATTGCCGCCTGCCGCAAGGCGGGGACGAAGCTGATGATCGGCTATCGCTCGCGCTTCGAACCCTACAACCGCCTCGCCATCGATCTGGCGCGCAGCGGATATGTTGGTCGCACGCGGCTGATCACGGCGGAACATGGCTTTGCGATCCGGCCGGACCAGTGGCGGCTCGACCGGGCGCTGTCGGGCGGCGGATCGATGATGGACATCGGCATCTACAGCCTCAACGCCGCGCGCTACCTGACGGGCGAGGAGCCGGTGGAGGTGAGCGCGATCGAGTCGACCAACCGTTCGGACCCGCGCTTCCGGACGGTGGAGGACCGGATCGGTTTCCAGCTGCGCTTCCCCTCCGGCATCCTCGCCAACTGCCTCTCCAGCTATAGTTCGGGCCATAATGGCTATCGCGTCATCGGCGCCCAGGGCTGGATCAACATGGAGCCGGCCACGCCCTATTCGGGGCAGAGCATGATGATCCGCAAGGATGGCGTCACCGCGCCGCGCATCCTGCCGGTGGCGGCGAAGAACCAGTTTGCCGGCCAGCTCGATCATCTGGCCGAGTGTATCCTGAATGGCGGCACGCCGATCGTGCCGGGCGAGGAGGGGCTGGCCGACCTGCGGGTGATCGAGGCCATTTATCGTTCCGCCGCCGAGCGGCGGCATGTCGCGATCAGCACGTGA
- a CDS encoding SMP-30/gluconolactonase/LRE family protein codes for MIARRTVVRGLVSLPMFTTRGLAAPVGGVERIDPALDSIIDPSASVTMLASGFRWAEGPVWAPALDCLLFADPPANIVYRWKEGAGASPFLSPSGLQGPVPAGQREAGLNGLAIGRDGALVAADSGTRAIVRVDLHTRQRTILADRYQGKRFNSPNDLCIAPSGVIYFTDPPYGLTGGDDSPLRELDHCGLYRLAPDGEVVLIDRSHRRPNGVALSPDGQTLYLALSDEQQPEVLAYRLDVRGLPVDQRLFRDMRPQRAQGLPGLPDGIKVGRDGHLFATGPGGVHVCTADGVLLGIVGTGKAVANCCIDPEGHRLFLTSTDMLAMITLKAGPG; via the coding sequence GTGATCGCGCGCCGGACGGTTGTGCGCGGCCTTGTCAGCCTGCCGATGTTCACTACGCGCGGGCTGGCGGCGCCGGTAGGCGGGGTCGAGCGGATCGATCCGGCGCTGGACTCGATCATCGATCCGTCGGCATCGGTGACAATGCTGGCGAGCGGCTTCCGCTGGGCCGAAGGGCCGGTCTGGGCGCCCGCGCTGGACTGCCTGCTCTTCGCCGATCCGCCGGCCAATATCGTCTATCGCTGGAAGGAAGGGGCAGGGGCCAGTCCCTTCCTGTCGCCGTCGGGTCTTCAGGGACCGGTTCCGGCGGGCCAGCGCGAAGCGGGACTGAACGGGCTGGCGATCGGTCGCGACGGTGCGCTGGTGGCGGCCGACAGCGGAACGCGCGCCATCGTGCGCGTCGACCTGCATACCCGCCAGCGCACGATCCTGGCCGATCGCTACCAGGGCAAGCGGTTCAACAGTCCCAATGATCTGTGCATCGCGCCGTCAGGGGTCATCTATTTCACCGATCCGCCCTATGGACTGACCGGAGGCGACGATTCTCCGCTGCGCGAACTCGACCATTGCGGCCTCTACCGGCTCGCGCCCGATGGAGAGGTGGTGCTGATCGACAGGAGCCATCGCCGTCCCAATGGCGTTGCACTCTCCCCGGACGGGCAAACCCTCTACCTGGCGCTGTCGGACGAGCAGCAGCCGGAGGTGCTCGCCTACCGGCTCGATGTGCGCGGCCTTCCCGTCGATCAGCGCCTGTTTCGGGACATGCGGCCGCAGCGCGCGCAGGGACTGCCCGGCCTGCCGGACGGGATCAAGGTCGGCCGGGACGGCCATCTGTTCGCGACCGGACCGGGCGGCGTCCATGTTTGCACCGCCGATGGCGTGCTGCTGGGCATCGTGGGCACCGGCAAGGCCGTCGCCAATTGCTGTATCGACCCGGAAGGGCACCGGCTCTTCCTCACCTCCACCGACATGCTGGCCATGATCACACTGAAGGCTGGGCCTGGCTGA
- a CDS encoding zinc-dependent metalloprotease → MKLSRRMTGMASAGAIALAAGAIATPARAEPVPIASSADGALLPVRVDMADGRILLTLPAPDAQGVSGRFLYTGSIKTGLGSAPIRIDRGMQGETQLLAFRRLGRKVAITYENPRYRATGDADVQRGGTNSFPFSTVAMLDVIAPAAGGGVTIDIAPFLTSDTMKLADALNANGKGFKLAEKLSAADPASVKVFPDNIEMEAIQTFASDTPGQEVDTIAPDGRQVSFTVHHSLVRLPAPGFRPRRFDIRSGSHATQAYDFGSKLGDPVMVQFANRFRLDKIDPSAPRSRVKKPILFYIDNSAPEPIRTALAEGVAWWNQAFDAAGYVDAFQVKILPPGVDPQDVRYNVVNWTNRQTRSWSYGGGVIDPRTGEIIKGNVVLGSLRLRQDIILYEGLVGTAQNDSGGANDAVRVALARIRQLGAHEVGHAIGFVHNFQASLDDRASVMDYPGPLVKIADGKLDLSDAYAVGIGKWDKYTVDWLYGEPAPGADADADAARKAEAIEAAGLHYSTDIDGRASDLAVPGTNMWTEGTDTPADLAHVMAVRRIALANFGPAVLRAGEPLSDLRRKFVPVWLFHRYAVAAIGKIVGGIDYRYAVAGAPTPAPTVTAASDQRAALDALIGTLSADALTVSPQLALMLSSGVNGRSDPQYDTEIFDTAGASAFDPLVAADVAAQVTLESLLAPARLARIHIQHGNDPAQLGLGELLDRLQGGVIDRRGSAVERRIAHRAILSIARTRQSPDTSIDVAAILDGRLRLIADRFAQAKGEGEDASWQRSVAAMLRDDARLAREIGKASRPEPVIPPGMPIGG, encoded by the coding sequence ATGAAATTATCGCGACGGATGACGGGCATGGCTTCGGCCGGGGCGATCGCTTTGGCGGCGGGTGCGATCGCCACTCCCGCCCGCGCAGAGCCGGTTCCCATCGCCAGCTCCGCCGACGGCGCCCTGCTGCCGGTCCGGGTCGACATGGCCGACGGCCGCATCCTGCTGACCCTGCCCGCGCCCGATGCGCAAGGCGTGTCCGGCCGCTTCCTCTATACCGGATCGATCAAGACCGGCCTTGGCTCCGCGCCGATCCGCATCGATCGCGGGATGCAGGGCGAAACCCAGCTGCTCGCCTTCCGCCGGTTGGGCAGGAAGGTCGCGATCACCTATGAAAATCCCCGCTACCGCGCCACCGGCGACGCCGACGTGCAGCGCGGCGGCACCAACAGCTTTCCGTTCAGCACGGTGGCGATGCTCGATGTGATCGCGCCCGCTGCTGGCGGCGGCGTCACGATCGACATCGCGCCGTTCCTCACGAGCGACACGATGAAACTGGCCGATGCCCTCAACGCCAACGGCAAGGGGTTCAAGCTGGCCGAAAAGCTCAGCGCCGCCGATCCGGCATCGGTCAAGGTCTTTCCCGACAATATCGAGATGGAGGCGATCCAGACCTTCGCCTCCGACACGCCGGGTCAGGAGGTCGACACGATCGCGCCCGACGGGCGGCAGGTCAGCTTCACCGTGCATCATTCGCTCGTGCGCCTGCCCGCGCCCGGATTTCGTCCGCGCCGGTTCGACATAAGGTCGGGCAGCCACGCGACCCAGGCCTATGACTTCGGCAGCAAGCTGGGCGACCCGGTCATGGTGCAGTTTGCCAACCGCTTCCGCCTCGACAAGATCGACCCGTCCGCCCCGCGGTCGCGCGTGAAGAAACCGATCCTCTTCTACATCGACAACAGCGCACCCGAACCGATCCGCACCGCCCTCGCCGAAGGCGTCGCCTGGTGGAACCAGGCCTTCGATGCGGCGGGCTATGTCGATGCCTTCCAGGTGAAGATCCTGCCGCCGGGCGTCGATCCGCAGGATGTGCGCTACAATGTCGTCAACTGGACCAACCGCCAGACCCGAAGCTGGTCCTATGGCGGCGGGGTGATCGATCCCCGCACGGGCGAGATTATCAAGGGCAATGTCGTGCTGGGGTCGCTCCGGCTGCGGCAGGACATCATCCTGTATGAAGGGCTGGTCGGCACGGCCCAGAATGACAGCGGCGGCGCCAATGATGCCGTCCGCGTCGCGCTGGCCCGCATCCGCCAGCTGGGCGCCCACGAGGTCGGCCATGCCATTGGTTTCGTCCATAATTTCCAGGCCAGCCTCGACGATCGCGCATCGGTGATGGACTATCCCGGACCGCTGGTGAAGATCGCCGACGGCAAGCTGGACCTGTCCGACGCCTATGCCGTGGGTATCGGCAAGTGGGACAAATATACGGTCGACTGGCTCTATGGCGAACCGGCGCCGGGCGCCGATGCCGATGCGGACGCCGCGCGGAAGGCAGAGGCGATCGAGGCGGCAGGTCTCCATTATTCGACCGACATCGACGGCCGCGCATCGGACCTCGCCGTGCCGGGCACGAATATGTGGACAGAGGGCACCGATACGCCCGCCGATCTGGCGCATGTCATGGCGGTGCGCCGGATCGCGCTTGCCAATTTCGGCCCCGCCGTGCTGCGCGCGGGCGAGCCGCTGTCCGACCTGCGGCGCAAATTCGTGCCCGTCTGGCTGTTCCACCGTTATGCCGTGGCGGCGATCGGCAAGATCGTGGGCGGCATCGACTATCGTTATGCCGTCGCCGGCGCGCCTACGCCCGCGCCCACCGTCACCGCCGCCAGCGACCAACGCGCCGCGCTCGACGCGCTGATCGGCACCTTGTCGGCCGACGCGCTGACCGTCTCGCCGCAACTCGCGCTGATGCTCTCTTCGGGGGTCAACGGCAGATCGGACCCCCAATATGATACCGAAATCTTCGACACGGCGGGCGCATCGGCGTTCGATCCGCTGGTCGCGGCCGATGTCGCGGCGCAGGTGACGCTCGAAAGCCTGCTGGCGCCTGCGCGCCTTGCCCGCATCCATATCCAGCATGGCAATGACCCCGCACAGCTCGGCCTGGGCGAGTTGCTCGACCGCTTGCAGGGCGGTGTGATCGACCGGCGCGGATCGGCGGTCGAGCGGCGTATCGCCCATCGCGCCATCCTGTCGATCGCCAGGACGCGCCAGTCGCCCGACACCTCGATCGACGTCGCCGCCATTCTGGACGGTCGGCTGCGGCTGATTGCAGACCGTTTCGCCCAGGCGAAGGGAGAAGGCGAGGATGCGAGTTGGCAGCGCAGCGTGGCGGCGATGCTGCGCGACGACGCACGGCTGGCGAGGGAGATCGGGAAGGCCAGCCGGCCCGAGCCGGTCATTCCGCCGGGGATGCCGATCGGCGGCTGA
- a CDS encoding Lrp/AsnC family transcriptional regulator, translated as MTEFHELELDRTDLRLLREIVEDGRISDVALGERVHLSSTAAARRRKILEERGMVPRYAASPDLVRLGFGIVVHVSIELVSQTEQVLTEFEEAVVKCPSMSYCSFVSGDTDFMMTVHVRSFDDYDRVYRKELSTLPHVAKIRSSFVMRPVAQRNVPPALFDGLR; from the coding sequence GTGACGGAATTCCACGAGCTTGAACTGGATCGCACCGACCTGCGCCTGCTGCGCGAGATCGTTGAGGATGGGCGGATTTCCGATGTCGCGCTGGGCGAGCGCGTGCATCTGTCGAGTACCGCCGCCGCCCGCCGTCGCAAGATATTGGAGGAACGGGGCATGGTGCCGCGCTATGCCGCCAGTCCCGACCTTGTCCGCCTGGGCTTCGGCATCGTCGTTCACGTATCGATCGAACTGGTGTCGCAGACCGAACAGGTGCTGACCGAGTTCGAGGAAGCGGTCGTGAAATGTCCGTCTATGAGCTATTGCAGCTTCGTGTCGGGCGACACGGATTTCATGATGACGGTCCATGTCCGGTCCTTCGACGATTATGACCGTGTCTATCGCAAGGAATTATCGACCCTGCCGCATGTCGCCAAGATCCGCAGCAGCTTCGTGATGCGCCCGGTGGCCCAGCGCAATGTCCCGCCCGCGTTGTTCGACGGGTTGCGGTGA
- a CDS encoding TonB-dependent receptor: protein MTHIVPGYNFDRRRQLGRNLLKATAALIAVSATPTFAQDATVAAAPQQEAAEDQIVVTGTRIVRDGYSAPTPVAVMSKADIVAQAPANISDFVNQLPSIAGSGTSGSSSGGLSNAGAGINSISLRGLGVGRTLVLLDGQRSVASTVGGVVDINTIPQDLVERVEVVTGGASAAYGSDAVGGVVNFVLDKGFKGFRIGVDQGISTYGDGRNYKITASAGLSLLDDRLHMLFNGEYFKQIGVDTIDRDWNDSGYFMINNPAYNGTNGQPQRLVGSGFGPSGYTTGGLIGAGPLRGTYFLGAGQTGQLTYGTVLSPWMVGGDTDVTLAGHVGTNSLVPHDERLSFFNRTAFDIAPEITIYGQFAYNRSTSRSYYQQTPSTGVTIRSDNAYLRTYYPQVAAQMAAQGLTSFTMGTSNAGFPVPGSDIKREVYRFVGGAEGQFELFDRKWEWNGYYQHGVTKAHEELTNTWNNARMALAQDAVFAPNGSIVCRSTLTDPTNGCVPINRLGTMGPSAEALAYIYGAEQPQREQTIKQDVAALSFSGEVFDLPGGAAAVAFGAEWRKEQIDGKVDPQFNSGWLYGNFLVNKGDYNVKEGFLEVDLPVVKGLNVNAAGRFTDYSTSGSVQTWKLGATFQPIRDVRLRGNISHDIRAPNLQELFAAGTARTNTVIIPTGANAPATGSLQFVQNQVGNPNLKPEVADSWTLGAVLTPSFLPGFSASFDYYAIKIDKAIGNVTAQDTVDLCYAEGISSYCSNIIFNGSTLTSIVLQPINFAKQTTKGFDIEASYRLPLSDISDSLPGTFTLHSAVTHYIENVIDNGISFPIDYAGVNGGSLAGTYSSPDWVYRVSAFYEADPFTLNLVARGFSDGVYGNDYIECTSACPASTTQYRTINDNHIDGAIYFDASIGVKFKAYGGNGKLTFIVNNLLDRDPELIGNGPDGNNVPAYAQTSRGRYEVIGRSFRVSAKFQF, encoded by the coding sequence ATGACGCATATCGTGCCGGGCTATAATTTCGACCGCCGCCGCCAGTTGGGTCGCAACTTGCTGAAAGCGACTGCCGCGCTGATTGCGGTATCTGCCACGCCGACATTCGCGCAGGACGCAACGGTCGCAGCCGCGCCGCAGCAGGAAGCCGCCGAGGACCAGATTGTCGTCACCGGCACTCGCATCGTGCGCGACGGTTACAGCGCGCCGACCCCCGTGGCGGTGATGAGCAAGGCCGACATCGTCGCGCAGGCACCGGCCAATATTTCGGACTTCGTGAACCAGCTTCCCTCGATCGCGGGTAGCGGCACGTCCGGCTCCTCGTCGGGCGGGTTGTCCAATGCCGGCGCCGGCATCAACTCGATCAGCCTGCGCGGCCTGGGCGTCGGGCGCACGCTCGTGCTGCTCGACGGCCAGCGCTCGGTCGCCTCGACCGTGGGCGGCGTGGTCGACATCAACACCATCCCGCAGGATCTGGTCGAGCGGGTCGAGGTCGTCACCGGCGGCGCATCGGCGGCCTATGGCTCGGACGCGGTCGGCGGCGTCGTCAACTTCGTCCTCGACAAGGGGTTCAAGGGGTTCCGCATCGGCGTCGACCAGGGCATCAGCACCTATGGCGACGGCCGCAACTACAAGATCACGGCCAGCGCGGGCCTGTCGCTGCTCGACGACCGGCTGCACATGCTGTTCAACGGCGAATATTTCAAGCAGATCGGCGTCGACACGATCGACCGCGACTGGAACGACAGCGGCTATTTCATGATCAACAATCCCGCTTACAATGGGACCAATGGTCAACCACAGCGGCTGGTGGGGTCGGGCTTTGGACCTTCGGGCTATACGACCGGCGGCCTGATCGGCGCGGGTCCGCTGCGCGGCACCTATTTCCTGGGCGCGGGGCAGACCGGGCAACTGACCTATGGCACCGTACTCAGCCCCTGGATGGTCGGCGGCGACACCGATGTGACGCTGGCCGGTCATGTCGGCACCAACTCGCTGGTCCCGCATGACGAACGGCTGAGCTTCTTCAACCGTACCGCCTTCGACATCGCGCCGGAAATCACCATTTACGGCCAATTCGCCTATAATCGTTCGACCAGCCGCAGCTATTATCAGCAGACGCCCAGCACCGGTGTCACCATCCGGTCCGACAATGCCTATCTGCGCACCTATTATCCGCAGGTCGCCGCGCAGATGGCGGCGCAGGGGTTGACCTCCTTCACCATGGGGACCAGCAATGCCGGCTTCCCCGTGCCCGGCAGCGACATCAAGCGAGAAGTCTATCGCTTCGTTGGCGGCGCTGAAGGGCAGTTCGAGCTGTTCGATCGCAAATGGGAATGGAACGGCTATTATCAGCATGGCGTCACCAAGGCGCATGAGGAGCTGACCAACACCTGGAACAACGCCCGCATGGCGTTGGCGCAGGATGCGGTGTTCGCGCCCAATGGCAGCATCGTCTGCCGCTCCACGCTGACCGATCCGACCAATGGCTGCGTGCCGATCAACCGCCTCGGCACCATGGGGCCGTCGGCCGAAGCGCTGGCCTATATCTATGGCGCCGAGCAGCCGCAGCGCGAACAGACGATCAAGCAGGATGTGGCGGCGCTCAGCTTCAGCGGCGAAGTGTTCGACCTGCCCGGCGGCGCGGCCGCCGTGGCATTCGGCGCGGAATGGCGCAAGGAGCAGATCGACGGCAAGGTCGACCCGCAGTTCAATTCAGGCTGGCTCTACGGCAATTTCCTGGTCAACAAGGGCGACTATAATGTGAAGGAAGGCTTCCTGGAAGTCGACCTGCCGGTGGTCAAGGGGCTGAACGTCAACGCCGCGGGGCGCTTCACCGATTATTCGACGTCCGGATCGGTCCAGACCTGGAAGCTCGGCGCGACTTTCCAGCCGATCCGCGATGTCCGTCTGCGCGGCAATATCAGCCATGACATCCGGGCGCCCAACCTTCAGGAACTGTTCGCGGCCGGCACCGCGCGCACCAACACGGTCATCATCCCGACCGGCGCCAATGCTCCCGCGACCGGATCGCTGCAATTCGTGCAGAACCAGGTCGGCAATCCCAATCTGAAGCCGGAGGTCGCCGACAGCTGGACGCTGGGGGCGGTGCTGACGCCCAGCTTCCTGCCCGGCTTCTCCGCGTCCTTCGACTATTATGCGATCAAGATCGACAAGGCGATCGGCAACGTCACCGCGCAGGATACGGTCGACCTCTGCTATGCGGAGGGCATTTCCTCCTATTGCAGCAACATCATCTTCAATGGCAGCACGCTGACCAGCATCGTCCTTCAGCCGATCAACTTCGCCAAGCAGACCACCAAGGGCTTCGACATCGAGGCGAGCTACCGCCTGCCGCTGTCCGATATTTCGGACAGCCTGCCCGGCACCTTCACGCTTCATTCGGCGGTGACCCATTATATCGAGAATGTGATCGACAACGGCATCAGCTTCCCGATCGATTATGCCGGGGTGAACGGCGGATCGCTGGCCGGCACCTACAGCTCGCCCGACTGGGTCTATCGCGTCAGCGCTTTCTATGAAGCCGATCCCTTCACCCTCAATCTGGTGGCGCGCGGCTTCAGCGATGGGGTTTATGGCAACGATTATATCGAATGCACCAGCGCCTGCCCGGCCTCGACGACGCAATATCGCACGATCAATGACAACCATATCGACGGCGCCATCTACTTCGACGCTTCGATCGGTGTGAAGTTCAAGGCCTATGGCGGCAACGGCAAGCTGACCTTCATCGTCAACAATCTGCTCGACCGTGATCCGGAACTGATCGGCAACGGCCCGGACGGCAACAATGTCCCTGCCTACGCCCAGACCAGCCGGGGTCGCTATGAGGTGATCGGCCGCTCCTTCCGCGTCTCCGCCAAGTTCCAATTCTAA